In Marivirga salinae, a single window of DNA contains:
- the rpsA gene encoding 30S ribosomal protein S1, with translation MAENQENVQNEEFDWEAFETKGFGEGYSKARREELAAMYDNVATDLAEQEVVKGIVVAINDRDVVLNVGYKSDGLVPTNEFRDTPDLKIGDEVEVYVEEREDQNGELVLSRRKAKIVGAWDKIQKALDEDLIIEGLVKRRTKGGLIVDVHGVEAFLPGSQIDVKPIRDFDVFVGKKMEVKVVKINYSNDNVVVSHKVLIEKDLEKQKAEILNNLEKGQVLEGVIKNMTNFGVFIDLGGVDGLLHITDISWGRINHPEEVLKLDEKVKVVVLDFDEGKKRISLGMKQLTSHPWDSLAEGLDVGSKVKGKIVNVADYGAFLEIAPGVEGLIHVSEMSWSQHLRNPQDFINVGDELEAVVLTLDKEERKMSLGIKQLTEDPWNKKEVLTKYAVGTEHKGVVRNMTNFGLFIELEEGIDGLVHVSDLSWTKKIKHPSEFVKVGEELNVVVLELDVDNRRLALGHKQLEENPWDTFESVFTVGSKHKCTVLNKNEKGAILELPYGIEGFAATKHLKKADDSMAEVGESLEFQVLEFSKDDKRIVLSHLHTHSKVEEAAPKKKPTATGSGKKKSAPKQQASSSTLGDLDALSALKTQMEDDAKGGSKKKAAPKKEEEPKAEAKKAAKKEEPKADEVKAEAKKEEAKAEEKEEKAEEKKADDKKEDKE, from the coding sequence ATGGCAGAAAATCAAGAAAACGTACAGAACGAAGAGTTCGACTGGGAAGCATTTGAAACCAAAGGTTTTGGTGAAGGCTACTCAAAAGCTAGAAGAGAAGAACTAGCTGCAATGTATGACAATGTTGCTACTGACTTGGCTGAGCAGGAAGTAGTAAAAGGTATTGTGGTAGCGATTAACGATCGTGACGTGGTATTAAATGTTGGGTACAAGTCTGATGGTTTAGTTCCTACCAATGAATTCCGTGATACTCCTGATTTAAAAATCGGTGACGAAGTGGAAGTTTACGTTGAAGAACGTGAAGATCAAAATGGGGAATTAGTTTTATCCAGAAGAAAAGCAAAAATTGTAGGTGCTTGGGACAAAATCCAAAAAGCGCTTGACGAAGATCTAATCATAGAAGGATTAGTAAAAAGAAGAACTAAAGGTGGTTTAATCGTGGATGTACACGGTGTTGAAGCCTTCTTACCAGGTTCTCAAATTGACGTGAAGCCTATTCGCGACTTCGATGTTTTCGTAGGTAAGAAAATGGAAGTAAAAGTGGTGAAAATTAACTACAGTAACGATAACGTAGTAGTTTCCCACAAAGTATTAATAGAAAAAGATCTAGAGAAGCAAAAAGCTGAAATCTTGAACAACCTTGAAAAAGGTCAGGTTCTAGAAGGTGTGATCAAAAACATGACCAACTTTGGTGTATTTATTGACCTTGGTGGTGTTGATGGTCTATTGCACATTACGGATATTTCTTGGGGTAGAATCAATCACCCAGAAGAGGTATTGAAGCTTGACGAAAAAGTGAAAGTAGTAGTACTTGACTTTGACGAAGGTAAAAAACGTATTTCTTTAGGTATGAAGCAATTAACTTCTCACCCTTGGGACTCATTGGCTGAAGGCCTTGATGTAGGTTCTAAAGTGAAAGGTAAAATTGTTAATGTTGCTGATTACGGTGCATTCTTGGAGATCGCTCCAGGTGTTGAAGGTTTGATCCACGTTTCAGAAATGAGCTGGTCACAGCACTTAAGAAATCCACAAGATTTCATCAATGTTGGTGATGAGTTAGAAGCAGTAGTTCTTACTTTAGACAAAGAAGAGCGTAAGATGTCATTAGGCATTAAGCAATTGACTGAAGATCCTTGGAACAAGAAAGAAGTATTAACAAAGTATGCTGTTGGTACTGAGCATAAAGGAGTAGTTAGAAATATGACTAACTTCGGATTGTTCATCGAGTTAGAAGAAGGTATTGACGGATTGGTTCACGTTTCTGATTTAAGCTGGACTAAGAAAATCAAGCACCCATCTGAATTCGTGAAAGTAGGAGAGGAATTGAACGTAGTTGTTTTAGAACTAGATGTTGATAACAGAAGATTAGCATTAGGACACAAACAATTGGAAGAGAATCCTTGGGATACTTTTGAATCAGTATTTACTGTTGGTTCTAAGCACAAATGTACTGTGTTGAACAAAAACGAAAAAGGTGCAATCCTTGAGCTTCCTTACGGAATTGAAGGTTTCGCTGCTACTAAGCATTTGAAGAAAGCAGATGACTCAATGGCAGAAGTAGGTGAGTCTTTAGAATTCCAAGTTTTAGAATTCTCTAAAGATGACAAGCGTATTGTATTGTCTCACTTACATACACACTCTAAAGTAGAAGAGGCAGCTCCTAAGAAGAAGCCAACTGCTACTGGAAGTGGTAAGAAGAAATCAGCTCCTAAGCAACAAGCTTCTTCATCTACATTAGGTGATTTGGATGCATTATCTGCATTGAAAACACAAATGGAAGATGATGCTAAAGGCGGAAGCAAGAAAAAAGCTGCTCCTAAGAAAGAGGAAGAGCCAAAAGCGGAAGCAAAGAAAGCAGCGAAGAAAGAAGAGCCAAAAGCTGACGAAGTGAAAGCAGAAGCCAAAAAGGAAGAAGCTAAAGCAGAAGAGAAAGAGGAAAAAGCTGAAGAGAAAAAAGCTGACGATAAAAAAGAAGATAAAGAGTAA